The sequence below is a genomic window from Rudanella lutea DSM 19387.
ATGTTTCTGTACGTGGGGCTCAACATGGTAGGGTGGGGTTTGCTCATTGGTAATGCCGTAGGGCTCGGCTTCTGTTTCGTGCAGGATTACTTCAAGCTCATCCCGCTCGACCCCAAAAATTACTTCATGAGTTTCGTTCCGATTCAGTGGGACTGGGGCGTAATTGGCCTGCTCAATGCGGCAACCCTTGTACTCATTGCCGCTGTGCTCTGGATACCCACGCTGGTAATCAACCGGATTGAGCCGGTGCGGGCGCTGGTGTTCAAAAAGTAGGAGACTGATTGAGGGGCTACAAAAAACAGATGACATCTCTCCAAACGAGATGTCATCTGCGGTGAATTGATCTGAAACAAGCAAATTTCCGTTACCGAATCCCCTTCACGGTATAGCCTTTCTGGCGAAGCAGGTTAATCACGCCCTTATCGCCCCCGAGGTGACCAGCCCCAAACGCAAAGAGCGTTGGTTTGTCTTTTACGGCTTTTTCGATCACTGGAATCCAGTTTTGGTTGCGCTTGTCGAGCAGATCGGCTTCAAAGTCGTCGAGGCCGCCATCGTACTTGCTTTCTTTCATCTGCTTCATCATCGCCGTTAGGTCCTGGCTCTTGTAAGCCGCCAGTAGCTTATCCAGTTCGGCTTTCACCTCGCCCGGTTTGCGGGCCATATCGGCCAGCATGGTCACCTGCTTTTCCATCGGGATCTTGTCGAAAATGGCGAGCTGATCTTCCAGCTTCTCCAGACCGAGAATCTCTTTCTTGTCGTTGCTGGCCATCTGCATGAGCGTCATATCGTATGATGCGGGCTGGCAACCCAAAGCCCCCATGGCCATGAAGGAGTAGATAGCGATGGGTTTCAGGCCGCCCACCTGCGCAAGCCCCATACCCGCGCTGGCTTTCAGGTGGTTGTCGAGCAGCGTGTAATCGTCGGCGGAGAGGTAATCTTTGAGGGTTTTGCCGCCGGTAAGCATCATACTCCGCATCATAGACGATTGCAGGGCGGGGTCGTCCATGTCAATCTCCAGATACAGCTGTTTCGTGTCGGAAACCGCCTTTTTGGTGGCTTCGGTTAGCACCAGATCATTCGGGCAAACGAGGTGAAACGTGCCATAGAGGTACGACGGTTGGGTAAGCCCATTACCCGTAACCTCATACAGCAACGAATTGTCCTGAGCAATGGTGCTTGTGCTGCACAAAATGGCCGCACACAGCGAGAGAAACCCTTTTTTCATGAATAAATGGTCGATAGTCACCCAAAGATAACCACGTTGGCTACTTTACCAACGCATCGGCAAAATTCAGATACTGCCACCAGTCGAACGGTTGTACATCGTGCGGGCCGGTACGCACATGGTAGCGCACACGCTGGCCCACCGTCGTGTTCACGGCGGGGTACTCTACCGGGCCAATGCCCGTTTCTCGGTACAAACCATACACCGGCTCGGTGGCTTTGGCGCTCAGAAACTCCCCGCGCGGGTCCGACCAGCGGTCATCTTCTGCACTGGCCACGTACAGGGGCCGGGGGGCTATCAGACTGAGCAGAATGTGCTGATCGACGGGAAGGGCCGGTACGTTGTCGTTGTAGCTCCGGTACTGCCGCGCAAACCAGTGCGGAAAGGCGTAGTTGAGTCGCCCCACAGTTTCGCCGTAGCTACGCCGGGCGAGTGAGGCTCCGCCCTCACCGGCTTCGTTCGAGATGGCGGCCACAAACCGTTTGTCTTGTGCAGCCGCCCACAGAGCCGCCTTGCCAATGCGCGAGTGCCCCATCGCAATCACCCGTTTGGCGTCGATAGTCGGGTCGGTTTGTAGATAGTCGAGAATACGGCTCATGCCCCACGCCCAGGCCCCAATGGCCCCCCAGTTGTCGGTGCGGGTGGTGTCGCCCAGTACCGATCGGATGCCCGTTTTCCAGCCCGTCGGGTGGTCGGGTTCAATATCGCCGTAGTAGGCGGTCACGATGGCGTACCCACGGGCCACAATCGTGTCGAGTGGCCAGCGCCGGGCCTGCGTTCCCCGGCTTTTTTCGGTAGCCCGGTGGTTATCGGGCGCACTTGCCACCCAGCGGTCAGAGAGGGGCAGGTCGGCTTCGGTGCTGATGCAGTGGTTGCCGCAAAAATTCAGATTCAGAAACGCCGGGGCGGGTTTTCGGGCGTTGTTGGGCACGTAAAGCAGTACGTTGATGGGCGGCAGGGCGGGGTAGTCGGCAAAGTAAATGGCAACTTGCTTGCGGGTGGCCTTGCCGCCGAGAGCATTGGGTACCACCTCGCCGGGCAGGAAGCGCAGCCGCACCGGTCGCATAGGGGTTTGCCCATACACGTGAGCGGCAAACTGATTGAGCCAGTAGCCCCGGCTGGCTTCCCAGGCTTTGGCCGAGGTAATACGCGAGCCGTTGGGGGGCATAAGCGGGTCGGGTAGGGTGTAGGTGCCTACCTTATTCTCGTCGTAATTGGCGACAAAAGCCGGTTGGGCGGCCGTGAGCAGCGGGGCTGTCAGGCTCAGTAAGAGTGAGAAAAAGCGGAACATGGTTTGACAAGGGCTCGTTTGTTACCAAATGCCAAATGGAACCAGGCCTACTTGATACGCCGGGAATACCGCTCGAATCCATCTGCGTTCCATCCATTTCCGTATTTTTGTCCAAAACTTCATCAACTGAAATCTATTTTTCAACAGCGCCATGACGACAACCGACGTTCAGCCCCAGTCCTCCCCGACGACGGGTCTGACCCATAAAGTACGAATTGTAACAGCGGCCTCCCTGTTCGACGGGCACGATGCCGCCATCAACCTGATGCGTCGGCTCATGCAGGCATCCGGAGCCGAGGTAATTCACCTTGGGCACAACCGGTCGGTGGCCGAAATTGTCGAGTGCGCCATTCAGGAGGACGTACAGGGTATTGCCATCACCAGCTATCAGGGGGGGCACGTTGAGTTTTTCAAATACATGTACGACCTGCTCAACGAGCGCGGGGCCGGGCATATCAAGATTTTTGGTGGGGGCGGAGGTACTATTCTGCCTTCCGAAATACAGGAACTCCACGCCTATGGCATTGCCCGCATTTACAGCCCCGACGATGGCCGGGCGATGGGCTTGCAGGGCATGATCGACGATCTGTTGCGGCAGTGTGATTTTGAACTGCCCGCCCTTGACCGGGTTGAACAGGTAGCCACCGACGAGGTGCCGCGCCTGATTACCATGGCCGAGAACAACCCCACTAACTTCCAGTCAATCACTCAATCACTCCGCTACGGCGGACCGAATCGCTCATTCACTCATTCTGTCCCTGTTCTCGGCATCACAGGCACAGGCGGGGCGGGTAAATCGTCGCTGGTTGATGAATTGGTGTTGCGGTACCTGCGGACGTTTTCCGACAAAACGCTGGCGATCATCTCGGTCGATCCGTCGAAGCGTAAAACCGGCGGGGCCCTGCTCGGCGACCGGATTCGGATGAACGCCATCCATAACCACAACGGAGCCTCTCGTGTGTACATGCGTTCGCTGGCAACGCGGCAGTCGAATCTGGCCTTGAGTCGGCACGTGCAAGAGGCCATCGACGTGTGCAAGGCCGCTCGTTTCGACCTGATTATTGTGGAAACTTCAGGGATTGGGCAGTCAGACACCGAAATCACCGAACACGCCGACAAGACGCTGTACGTGATGACCTCGGAATATGGGGCAGCTACGCAGCTCGAAAAAATCGACATGCTCGATTTTGCCGACGTGATTGCCATCAACAAGTTCGACAAACGCGGCTCGCTCGATGCCCTGCGCGATGTGCGGAAGCAGTATCGCCGGAACCATAACAACTGGGATACGCCCGACGATGAACTGCCGATTCTGGGTACTATTGCCGCTCAGTTCAACGACGGTGGCATGAACGCCCTGTTCGACCGGCTCATGGGAGTTTTGGGGGTTCAAATGCCCGATGCAACCGCCGGGAAAACTGATGCCCGTCCGCAGGCGATCATCCCCGCCGACCGGGTGCGGTACCTGGCCGAAATTGTGGAAGAAAGCCGCCGGTATGGCGATTTCGTGGCCGAACAGACGGCCCTCGCCCGGCAACTTTACCAGATCGACGGCACCCTGAAGCTCCTGCCTGATGGGCCGTTGAAAGACGAACTGGGCCAGATATACAGTACGCTCGAAAGTCGCCTTCATGCCGATTGCCGGGCATTGTTGCAGCAGTGGCCCGCCATGCAACAGCGGTACACAGCCGAGTTTTACGAATACAAAGTGCGTGACAAGGTGATTCGGCAGCCGCTCTACACCGAAACCCTTTCGCACCTGAAAATGCCCAAAGTAAGCCTGCCCAAATACCACGATTGGGGCGATGTGCTGCGTTGGCTCCTGACGGAGAATGTGCCGGGTGAATTTCCGTACACGGCGGGTGTGTTTCCGCTCAAACGGGCGGGCGAAGACCCCACCCGGATGTTTGCGGGCGAGGGTGGCCCCGAACGTACCAACCGCCGGTTTCACTACGTCTCGAAAAATATGCCCGCCAAACGGCTTTCGACGGCCTTTGACTCGGTGACGCTCTACGGCGAAGACCCGGCACTTCGGCCCGACATTTTCGGGAAAGTAGGTAACTCAGGGGTGAGTATCTGTACCCTCGACGATGCCAAAAAACTTTACTCGGGTTTCGATTTGTGCGACCCCAGCACCTCGGTGTCCATGACCATCAACGGCCCGGCTCCCATGTTGCTGGCTTTCTTCCTCAACGCGGCTATTGATCAGCAGTGTGAGAAGTGGCTACAGGCAGAAGGGAAAAAGGAGAAGGGAGAAGGTGTGAACGGATCTATTTCTACTCCCGTTTACAATGGCGAATTACCCGAGGGTAATGATGGGCTGGGTCTGGCCTTGCTGGGTACGACCGGCGATAAAGTGATTCCGCGTGAAGTGTACGAGCGCATCAAGGCCGATACCTTGCGCACCGTGCGTGGCACCGTACAGGCCGATATTCTGAAGGAAGATCAGGCGCAGAACACCTGTATCTTCTCGACGGAATTTGCGCTCAGGATGATGGGCGATATTCAGCAGTACTTCACCCAGAATCGGGTGCAGAACTTCTATTCGGTGTCGATTTCGGGGTACCACATTGCCGAGGCCGGGGCTAATCCGATCTCGCAACTGGCCTTTACGTTGTCCAACGGGTTTACGTTTGTGGAGTACTACCTCAGCCGGGGCCTTAAAATCGACGATTTTGCGCCCAACCTGTCGTTCTTTTTCTCCAACGGCATGGACCCCGAGTACACCGTGCTGGGCCGGGTGGCGCGTCGGATCTGGGCGAAGGCCATGAAACACAAGTACAAAGGCAACGACCGGAGCCAGAAACTCAAGTACCACATTCAGACTTCGGGTCGCAGCCTGCACGCGCAGGAGATTGCCTTCAACGACATCCGAACGACGTTGCAGGCGCTGCTGGCCATTTACGACAATACCAACTCACTGCACACCAACGCTTACGATGAAGCCATTACCACCCCGACCGAAGAGTCGGTTCGGCGGGCCATGGCGATTCAGTTGATTATCAACCGGGAGTTTGGCCTGACCAAAAATGAAAACCCGTTACAGGGCTCGTTTGTGGTCGAAGAACTGACCGATCTGGTCGAGGAAGCGGTGTACGCCGAGTTCCTGGCTATCAACGAGCGCGGGGGCGTTTTGGGCGCTATGGAGCGCATGTATCAGCGCAGCAAGATTCAGGAAGAGTCGATGTACTACGAAACGCTCAAGCACAACGGTCAACTCCCGATTGTGGGCGTCAATACCTTCCTCGACCCGAACGGTTCCCCCACCATCACCCCGGCCGAGGTTATCCGCTCGACGGAAGAAGAGCGCCGGTATCAGGTCGATTCGTGCCGGGCGTTTCAGGAGCGGCACCGGGCTGAGGCCGAACAGGCACTGGCGCAGTTGCAGCAAACGGCCCTGGAGGGGGGCAACATTTTTGAAAGCCTGATGGAAGCCGCCAAAGTATGTACACTGGGGCAGCTAAGCCGTGCCCTGTACGCCGTGGGCGGGCAGTACCGCCGGAACATGTAAGGGCGGGAATCCAATACAATCAAAAAAGCCGGAGAGCGATTCGCTCTCCGGCTTTTTTGATTGGGTAAGCTGTTATTTCTCGGCTAAGAGGGTAACTACCCGACGGACGCCAACAAATCGGCGCTGGTAGTAATCGGCGTGGAGGTAATCGTAGCGGATGCCGCCATTCCAGGCCGAGTGAATAAACTTGATTTTGTCGCCAACCACCTCAGTAATCATGCCCACGTGCCCGATTCGGCTACCGCTGGCTGAATGTCCTTTGAAGAAAATAAGATCGCCGGGCTTCGCTTCTTCTTTGTCGACTGGTTGGCCAACGTTGCCCTGAGCGGCACTGGAGTGGGGTAATTGAATCCCGAATTTGCTGAAACAGAACCGGGTAAAGCCTGAGCAATCGAAACCTCTGGGCGTAGTACCACCTGAGCGGTAGCGGATAGAGAGATGCTTTTTGGCGTAGTTGATGACCTCACCAACAAGGGGTATCTGGTCGTAAAAAGAGGTCTCTGTTGACGAAGTTTCGGCGGGTACTGACTGAGCTTGAATCGTGCTAAACGAGACGGTAAAAAGCACCGTCAGGAGCATTTTCTTAATCATTTCAACAAGGTTAAGTTTCAAGTATCGTGAGCGAAAATAGCCCCGATGTGGAACAAACGCCAAACAAATGAGGTGTTTTTTCTACAATTTTAATATAAAATTTGTCTGGCAGGTAGGTTAATGTCTTGATTTTCAGTTGGGTGGGTTTGGGTCAATTTGTCGCTGATTAAAGGAATTCCGGATACCTGGCGCACCCTGATAGGACCGTGGATTTTCCGGTTGAAAAAAGTTTTAAGCGTTCATTTGTGTGTTGCCATTTGTCTCTTTTCTTTGGTCGTTCATTTACACACAACCATTTTATGAAAAAGACAATTGTACTGGCGGCTGGTCTGCTGGGGGTATTCGGAGCGCAGGCGCAAACCCAAAAAGGCAACGGCATACTGAGTGGGGGATTTGGCTTAGGCTATGATGTACAAAAGGTAGAAAACCCACAGAATGAATCGTATGAAGCTCCCTCGATAAGACCACAGCTAAATGTGCAGATTGGGCAATTTGTCGCCGACAATTGGCTGTTGGGTGTTGGTGTTGGTTATTCAGGTCGGTTTAGCAAGCGTCGGTTTAACACCGGCAACACGGTAGGTAACCTCGATAATGCCACAGATGTGTCTTTAGCCCCCTTTTTTCGGCGGTACTGGTCTGTAGGGCCGGTAGTGCTGTTTGCCGGGGCCGGT
It includes:
- a CDS encoding TraB/GumN family protein, with the translated sequence MKKGFLSLCAAILCSTSTIAQDNSLLYEVTGNGLTQPSYLYGTFHLVCPNDLVLTEATKKAVSDTKQLYLEIDMDDPALQSSMMRSMMLTGGKTLKDYLSADDYTLLDNHLKASAGMGLAQVGGLKPIAIYSFMAMGALGCQPASYDMTLMQMASNDKKEILGLEKLEDQLAIFDKIPMEKQVTMLADMARKPGEVKAELDKLLAAYKSQDLTAMMKQMKESKYDGGLDDFEADLLDKRNQNWIPVIEKAVKDKPTLFAFGAGHLGGDKGVINLLRQKGYTVKGIR
- a CDS encoding methylmalonyl-CoA mutase family protein, producing the protein MTTTDVQPQSSPTTGLTHKVRIVTAASLFDGHDAAINLMRRLMQASGAEVIHLGHNRSVAEIVECAIQEDVQGIAITSYQGGHVEFFKYMYDLLNERGAGHIKIFGGGGGTILPSEIQELHAYGIARIYSPDDGRAMGLQGMIDDLLRQCDFELPALDRVEQVATDEVPRLITMAENNPTNFQSITQSLRYGGPNRSFTHSVPVLGITGTGGAGKSSLVDELVLRYLRTFSDKTLAIISVDPSKRKTGGALLGDRIRMNAIHNHNGASRVYMRSLATRQSNLALSRHVQEAIDVCKAARFDLIIVETSGIGQSDTEITEHADKTLYVMTSEYGAATQLEKIDMLDFADVIAINKFDKRGSLDALRDVRKQYRRNHNNWDTPDDELPILGTIAAQFNDGGMNALFDRLMGVLGVQMPDATAGKTDARPQAIIPADRVRYLAEIVEESRRYGDFVAEQTALARQLYQIDGTLKLLPDGPLKDELGQIYSTLESRLHADCRALLQQWPAMQQRYTAEFYEYKVRDKVIRQPLYTETLSHLKMPKVSLPKYHDWGDVLRWLLTENVPGEFPYTAGVFPLKRAGEDPTRMFAGEGGPERTNRRFHYVSKNMPAKRLSTAFDSVTLYGEDPALRPDIFGKVGNSGVSICTLDDAKKLYSGFDLCDPSTSVSMTINGPAPMLLAFFLNAAIDQQCEKWLQAEGKKEKGEGVNGSISTPVYNGELPEGNDGLGLALLGTTGDKVIPREVYERIKADTLRTVRGTVQADILKEDQAQNTCIFSTEFALRMMGDIQQYFTQNRVQNFYSVSISGYHIAEAGANPISQLAFTLSNGFTFVEYYLSRGLKIDDFAPNLSFFFSNGMDPEYTVLGRVARRIWAKAMKHKYKGNDRSQKLKYHIQTSGRSLHAQEIAFNDIRTTLQALLAIYDNTNSLHTNAYDEAITTPTEESVRRAMAIQLIINREFGLTKNENPLQGSFVVEELTDLVEEAVYAEFLAINERGGVLGAMERMYQRSKIQEESMYYETLKHNGQLPIVGVNTFLDPNGSPTITPAEVIRSTEEERRYQVDSCRAFQERHRAEAEQALAQLQQTALEGGNIFESLMEAAKVCTLGQLSRALYAVGGQYRRNM
- a CDS encoding alpha/beta hydrolase family protein, whose product is MFRFFSLLLSLTAPLLTAAQPAFVANYDENKVGTYTLPDPLMPPNGSRITSAKAWEASRGYWLNQFAAHVYGQTPMRPVRLRFLPGEVVPNALGGKATRKQVAIYFADYPALPPINVLLYVPNNARKPAPAFLNLNFCGNHCISTEADLPLSDRWVASAPDNHRATEKSRGTQARRWPLDTIVARGYAIVTAYYGDIEPDHPTGWKTGIRSVLGDTTRTDNWGAIGAWAWGMSRILDYLQTDPTIDAKRVIAMGHSRIGKAALWAAAQDKRFVAAISNEAGEGGASLARRSYGETVGRLNYAFPHWFARQYRSYNDNVPALPVDQHILLSLIAPRPLYVASAEDDRWSDPRGEFLSAKATEPVYGLYRETGIGPVEYPAVNTTVGQRVRYHVRTGPHDVQPFDWWQYLNFADALVK
- a CDS encoding C40 family peptidase — its product is MIKKMLLTVLFTVSFSTIQAQSVPAETSSTETSFYDQIPLVGEVINYAKKHLSIRYRSGGTTPRGFDCSGFTRFCFSKFGIQLPHSSAAQGNVGQPVDKEEAKPGDLIFFKGHSASGSRIGHVGMITEVVGDKIKFIHSAWNGGIRYDYLHADYYQRRFVGVRRVVTLLAEK